A genomic window from Streptomyces sp. NBC_00234 includes:
- a CDS encoding Gfo/Idh/MocA family protein yields MSTHTPITGRPVRVALVGAGNRGLTYAEWIKANPERAELVAVADPRPAARAAAGAPVEFDDWRPLVEHRIADAVVVATQDRFHVEPVLALAEAGYAILAEKPLAPTEDETRRIVEGVERAGVLFAVCHVMRYTPYTDLVKSVVDSGVLGQLVSIDHLEPVGWWHYAHSYVRGPWRSEKDSSPMLLAKSCHDLDWITYVMGGRIEQVTGFGGLKHFRPENAPAGSADRCLDCAVESGCPYSALKLYMPTLREKGAVWPVTHVTEATDEAGLVAALREGPYGVCAYRSDNDVVDHQVLAMQLTGGVTATFQMVAFTEQTHRQTRIFGSHGWLRGDGERVTVQDFRTGATTVHELGTSGSNAADGHGGGDAALVEAFVTAVATGDAGAVRSGPATSLGSHLAAFAAERARHTGTVQTVPAA; encoded by the coding sequence GTGTCCACGCATACCCCGATCACCGGCCGGCCCGTACGGGTCGCGCTCGTCGGCGCCGGCAACCGCGGTCTGACGTACGCCGAGTGGATCAAGGCCAACCCGGAGCGTGCCGAGCTCGTGGCGGTCGCCGATCCGCGTCCCGCCGCGCGCGCCGCCGCCGGCGCCCCCGTCGAGTTCGACGACTGGCGCCCGCTGGTGGAGCACCGCATCGCCGACGCCGTCGTCGTCGCCACCCAGGACCGCTTCCATGTGGAGCCCGTACTGGCCCTGGCCGAGGCCGGTTACGCGATCCTCGCCGAGAAGCCGCTCGCCCCGACGGAGGACGAGACCCGGCGGATCGTCGAGGGGGTCGAACGGGCGGGCGTCCTCTTCGCCGTCTGCCACGTCATGCGGTACACGCCCTACACCGATCTGGTGAAGAGCGTGGTGGACTCCGGGGTCCTGGGCCAGCTGGTCTCCATCGACCACCTCGAACCGGTCGGCTGGTGGCACTACGCCCACAGCTACGTACGCGGGCCGTGGCGCAGCGAGAAGGACTCCTCGCCGATGCTGCTGGCCAAGTCCTGCCACGACCTGGACTGGATCACGTACGTCATGGGCGGCCGGATCGAGCAGGTCACCGGCTTCGGCGGACTGAAGCACTTCCGGCCGGAGAACGCCCCCGCCGGTTCGGCGGACCGGTGTCTCGACTGCGCGGTGGAGTCCGGTTGCCCGTACAGCGCGCTGAAGCTCTACATGCCGACGCTGCGCGAGAAGGGCGCGGTCTGGCCGGTCACCCATGTCACCGAGGCGACCGACGAGGCCGGGCTCGTGGCGGCCCTGCGCGAGGGGCCGTACGGCGTCTGCGCGTACCGGAGCGACAACGACGTGGTCGACCACCAGGTCCTCGCGATGCAGCTGACCGGCGGGGTGACCGCGACCTTCCAGATGGTGGCGTTCACGGAGCAGACCCACCGCCAGACCCGGATATTCGGCTCGCACGGCTGGCTGCGCGGTGACGGCGAACGGGTCACCGTGCAGGACTTCCGGACCGGCGCGACCACCGTCCACGAACTCGGCACGTCCGGGTCGAACGCGGCCGACGGGCACGGCGGCGGGGACGCCGCGCTCGTGGAGGCGTTCGTCACCGCCGTCGCCACCGGTGACGCCGGGGCCGTCCGGTCCGGTCCGGCCACCTCCCTCGGCAGCCACCTCGCGGCGTTCGCCGCCGAACGCGCCCGCCACACGGGCACCGTCCAGACGGTGCCCGCCGCATGA
- a CDS encoding ABC transporter substrate-binding protein — protein sequence MNSPLPGTTLTSSEDPLMSRVLKRRSRVRRIAAPVLVTALASGVLAGCGSGDDANTVTMWTYPVIFDEAKNKSYWDGLVKEFEKTHSGVKVTVETFPWANRDTALATAIASGKGPDAVYLVPDQLPKYAKNILPADDFMPAAAKADYTDFALKSVTYDGKVLGTPVLTSANPLICDKRVFEAIGESAYPTSWAELEALAPKLKAKGFYATSHSGDTLQTLNMTFYPLLWQAGGDVFSEDGKTVAFNDPAGVKALTYLKKLVEGGYTDKDLITTTPKLEQTPVAKGKVACTWQNTPADVEPFWGKENIVVQPPLKDTTSIGYGTVGAVSMLKGADKKNTGDWINFLSESKNAAGLQKDAGYFPARTSGGDLYPGDALQKAVGATLPSMSVGPLEDKSREVMGLLAPEIQAALLGKKSPQQALDDAAKAADAMLGR from the coding sequence ATGAACTCCCCTCTTCCCGGCACCACCCTCACGTCCTCGGAGGACCCCCTCATGTCCCGTGTCCTGAAGCGCCGTTCCAGAGTGCGCCGCATCGCCGCCCCCGTCCTGGTCACCGCGCTCGCCTCGGGTGTCCTGGCGGGCTGCGGCAGCGGCGACGACGCGAACACCGTCACGATGTGGACCTACCCGGTCATCTTCGACGAGGCCAAGAACAAGTCGTACTGGGACGGCCTGGTCAAGGAGTTCGAGAAGACCCACTCCGGGGTGAAGGTCACCGTGGAGACCTTCCCGTGGGCCAACCGTGACACCGCCCTGGCCACCGCGATCGCCTCGGGCAAGGGCCCGGACGCCGTCTACCTGGTGCCGGACCAGCTGCCGAAGTACGCGAAGAACATCCTGCCCGCCGACGACTTCATGCCGGCGGCGGCCAAGGCCGACTACACGGACTTCGCCCTGAAGTCCGTGACGTACGACGGCAAGGTGCTCGGCACCCCTGTGCTGACCAGCGCCAACCCGCTGATCTGCGACAAGCGGGTGTTCGAGGCCATCGGTGAGTCGGCGTACCCGACGAGCTGGGCGGAGCTGGAGGCGCTGGCGCCGAAGCTGAAGGCGAAGGGCTTCTACGCCACCAGCCACAGCGGCGACACCCTCCAGACGCTGAACATGACCTTCTACCCGCTGCTGTGGCAGGCGGGCGGCGACGTCTTCTCGGAGGACGGCAAGACGGTCGCGTTCAACGACCCGGCGGGCGTGAAGGCCCTGACGTACCTCAAGAAGCTGGTCGAGGGCGGGTACACCGACAAGGACCTGATCACGACCACTCCGAAGCTGGAGCAGACACCGGTCGCCAAGGGCAAGGTCGCCTGTACCTGGCAGAACACCCCGGCCGATGTCGAGCCCTTCTGGGGCAAGGAGAACATCGTCGTCCAGCCGCCGCTCAAGGACACCACGTCGATCGGTTACGGCACGGTCGGCGCCGTGTCGATGCTCAAGGGAGCCGACAAGAAGAACACCGGCGACTGGATCAACTTCCTCTCCGAGTCGAAGAACGCGGCCGGTCTGCAGAAGGACGCGGGCTACTTCCCGGCCCGTACGTCCGGTGGCGACCTCTACCCCGGCGACGCCCTGCAGAAGGCGGTCGGCGCCACCCTGCCGAGCATGTCCGTGGGTCCGCTGGAGGACAAGTCCCGCGAGGTCATGGGCCTGCTGGCACCGGAGATCCAGGCCGCGCTGCTGGGCAAGAAGTCCCCGCAGCAGGCTCTCGACGACGCGGCCAAGGCCGCCGACGCGATGCTCGGGCGCTGA
- a CDS encoding carbohydrate ABC transporter permease — translation MAVVAEPTRRGRRSGPQARREARIGLLFVLPCFLLFLAFRFGPGVAGVLMSFTDYSLTGGGSFIGLDNFTRLWEDPLFWQALKVTVLYTVLAVPGTLIASVSLALITRRAFRGARFFRSVFFLPVVTSLVLAATVFVWIFSTGGPWSTLMGWLGFSEGSWLSDDLLVLPALAIVGVWSRFGYGMLILLARMQDIPRELEEAALTDGAGPWQRFRFIVLPQLRPALFFLAVIETTASFQVFDAVYTMTGGGPANASYTLVFQLYDAGFKYFDLGYASAIGVALFVLTVVVAVIQRLVIGKDQ, via the coding sequence GTGGCAGTCGTCGCGGAACCCACCCGCCGGGGCCGTCGCAGCGGGCCGCAGGCGCGCCGCGAGGCCCGGATCGGCCTGCTCTTCGTCCTTCCGTGTTTCCTGCTGTTCCTCGCCTTCCGGTTCGGCCCCGGTGTGGCCGGTGTGCTGATGAGCTTCACCGACTACTCGCTCACCGGCGGCGGCAGCTTCATCGGCCTCGACAACTTCACGCGCCTCTGGGAAGACCCGCTGTTCTGGCAGGCCCTGAAGGTCACCGTCCTGTACACGGTGCTGGCGGTGCCGGGCACGCTGATCGCCTCCGTCTCGCTGGCGCTGATCACCCGCCGGGCCTTCCGCGGCGCCCGCTTCTTCCGGTCGGTCTTCTTCCTGCCGGTCGTCACCTCGCTGGTGCTGGCGGCCACCGTCTTCGTCTGGATCTTCTCGACCGGCGGCCCGTGGTCCACCCTGATGGGCTGGCTCGGCTTCTCCGAGGGCTCCTGGCTCTCCGACGACCTGCTGGTGCTGCCCGCGCTCGCGATCGTCGGGGTCTGGTCCCGTTTCGGGTACGGGATGCTGATCCTGCTCGCCCGCATGCAGGACATTCCGCGGGAGCTGGAGGAGGCGGCGCTCACCGACGGCGCGGGTCCCTGGCAGCGGTTCCGGTTCATCGTGCTGCCGCAGCTCAGGCCGGCCCTGTTCTTCCTCGCCGTGATCGAGACGACGGCCTCGTTCCAGGTGTTCGACGCCGTCTACACCATGACCGGCGGCGGCCCCGCCAACGCCAGCTACACGCTCGTCTTCCAGCTCTACGACGCGGGCTTCAAGTACTTCGACCTCGGCTACGCCTCCGCCATCGGTGTCGCGCTCTTCGTGCTGACCGTGGTGGTCGCCGTGATCCAGCGGCTCGTGATCGGGAAGGACCAGTGA
- a CDS encoding carbohydrate ABC transporter permease, producing MTAAPAETPVADPPAPAPLAPDRAARRAERRLRKQAEQDSVPHGMRATPAGRIARGALLTVAAIVTVFPFYAMVVLSLKPSAAVEFPGSLLPWPVTGEAYDSVMNAQDVPRWLFNTVIYSVVSVVGVLLLASLAGYAFAKKRFPGREAMFWSFLSMVMVPYHVTMIPTFAMIAKMGGVDTYWGMIVPTLANAQAVFLMRQFIQGLPDELFEAARLDGCSEWQIFYRIVLPLLKPILATLGVFVFLWHWNDFLWPLIIGQSTDMRTLTVGIASLQQQNVPLNVVLSGSVIAFVPIFAAYLVGQRYFTEGVTASGIKG from the coding sequence ATGACCGCAGCACCCGCAGAGACACCCGTTGCCGACCCGCCGGCCCCGGCGCCCCTCGCACCCGACCGGGCGGCCCGCCGCGCGGAACGCCGGCTGCGCAAGCAGGCCGAGCAGGACTCCGTGCCGCACGGCATGCGCGCCACCCCGGCCGGCCGGATCGCCCGCGGCGCGCTGCTGACCGTGGCGGCGATCGTGACGGTCTTCCCGTTCTACGCGATGGTCGTGCTGTCCCTGAAGCCGTCCGCTGCGGTCGAGTTCCCCGGCAGTCTGCTGCCGTGGCCGGTGACCGGCGAGGCGTACGACAGCGTCATGAACGCCCAGGACGTACCGCGCTGGCTGTTCAACACCGTGATCTACTCGGTCGTCTCGGTCGTGGGTGTGCTGCTGCTCGCCTCGCTCGCCGGGTACGCGTTCGCCAAGAAGCGCTTCCCGGGCCGGGAGGCGATGTTCTGGTCGTTCCTGTCGATGGTCATGGTCCCGTACCACGTCACGATGATCCCGACCTTCGCGATGATCGCGAAGATGGGCGGGGTCGACACGTACTGGGGCATGATCGTGCCGACCCTGGCCAACGCCCAAGCCGTGTTCCTGATGCGGCAGTTCATCCAGGGGCTGCCCGACGAACTCTTCGAGGCGGCCCGCCTCGACGGGTGCAGCGAGTGGCAGATCTTCTACCGGATCGTGCTGCCCCTGCTGAAGCCGATCCTCGCCACGCTCGGTGTCTTCGTCTTCCTGTGGCACTGGAACGACTTCCTGTGGCCGCTGATCATCGGCCAGTCCACCGACATGCGCACCCTGACGGTCGGCATCGCCTCGCTCCAGCAGCAGAACGTACCGCTCAACGTGGTGCTCTCCGGCTCCGTCATCGCGTTCGTGCCCATCTTCGCCGCCTACCTGGTGGGCCAGCGCTACTTCACCGAGGGCGTCACCGCGTCCGGAATCAAGGGATAG
- a CDS encoding NAD-dependent epimerase/dehydratase family protein produces MFTDEAALEERLATPSPALIADLGRLEGDLLVLGAGGKMGPSLCRLARRALDAAGRADVTVYAVSRWSDKAAADDLEAAGVRTVAFDLMDPGADLAALPDAGNVVFMVGAKFGSAGAPSQAWAVNAAMPDRVARRWSGSRIAAFSTGNVYPLVSVSSGGCTESDPVGPVGEYAMSCLGRERIFGHAALTLGTKVATIRLNYAVDLRYGVLADIAARVQSGEPVDVTTGHANVVWQGYANEVALRSLLHATDGEAFTLNLTGPETASVRRLAQWFGEEFDREPVFVGAESPTALLSDASRCHALFGYPDVALRTLVGWQADWLRRGLPLSGKPTKFQVRDGRF; encoded by the coding sequence ATGTTCACCGATGAGGCCGCCCTCGAAGAGCGGCTCGCCACCCCCTCCCCCGCGCTGATCGCGGACCTCGGCCGGCTGGAGGGCGACCTGCTCGTCCTCGGCGCGGGCGGCAAGATGGGGCCGAGCCTGTGCCGGCTCGCCCGCCGCGCCCTGGACGCCGCGGGCCGCGCCGACGTCACCGTGTACGCGGTGTCCCGCTGGTCCGACAAGGCGGCGGCCGACGACCTGGAGGCCGCCGGGGTCCGCACCGTCGCCTTCGACCTGATGGACCCGGGCGCCGATCTGGCCGCACTGCCCGACGCCGGCAACGTCGTCTTCATGGTCGGGGCCAAGTTCGGTTCGGCCGGGGCCCCTTCACAGGCGTGGGCGGTGAACGCCGCGATGCCGGACCGGGTGGCGCGCCGCTGGTCCGGCTCCCGGATCGCCGCGTTCTCCACCGGCAACGTGTATCCGCTGGTGTCCGTCTCCTCCGGCGGGTGCACCGAGAGCGACCCGGTGGGGCCGGTCGGCGAGTACGCCATGTCGTGCCTGGGCCGCGAGCGGATCTTCGGCCATGCCGCGCTGACCCTGGGCACGAAGGTCGCCACCATCCGCCTCAACTACGCGGTCGATCTGCGCTACGGCGTCCTCGCCGACATCGCCGCGCGCGTACAGTCGGGCGAGCCCGTCGATGTGACGACCGGTCATGCCAACGTGGTGTGGCAGGGGTACGCGAACGAGGTCGCCCTGCGCAGCCTGCTCCACGCGACCGACGGCGAGGCGTTCACCTTGAATCTCACCGGCCCCGAGACCGCTTCGGTACGGCGCCTCGCCCAGTGGTTCGGCGAGGAGTTCGACCGGGAGCCGGTGTTCGTGGGGGCGGAGTCCCCGACGGCGCTGCTCTCCGACGCGAGCCGCTGCCATGCTCTCTTCGGATACCCGGACGTCGCCCTGCGCACCCTCGTCGGGTGGCAGGCCGACTGGCTGCGCCGGGGGCTGCCGTTGTCCGGCAAGCCCACCAAGTTCCAGGTCCGTGACGGAAGGTTCTGA
- a CDS encoding dihydrodipicolinate synthase family protein, which produces MSTPSLLSTPALEQLARGAVIPAHPLALAADGTFDERRQRALTRYYLASGAGGVAVAVHTTQFEIREPQVGLFRPVLELAAETIDAEAGRPFVKVAGACGYTAQAVAEAETAASLGYDAVLLSPAVPGADEKGLLERARAVGEVLPVIGFYLQEAVGGRYLSPGFWSAFTDLPSTAAVKIAPFDRYRTADVIRAVAAADRADEVALYTGNDDDIIGDLLTPYETASGERRWFAGGLLGQWAVWTSSAVTLLDDVRAARAGDHEAMVRCLARRPGLTDANSAVFDVRGAFRGCIAGVHEVLRRQGLLENIRCLDPAETLSPGQADEITRVSGTYPWLTDDAFIAEHLDAWLS; this is translated from the coding sequence ATGTCCACTCCCTCCCTCCTGTCCACCCCCGCCCTGGAGCAGCTCGCCCGCGGGGCGGTGATCCCCGCGCATCCGCTCGCCCTCGCCGCGGACGGCACGTTCGACGAGCGCAGGCAGCGTGCACTGACCCGCTACTACCTGGCGTCCGGTGCGGGCGGCGTCGCCGTCGCCGTACACACCACCCAGTTCGAGATCCGGGAGCCGCAGGTCGGACTGTTCCGCCCGGTCCTGGAGCTCGCCGCCGAGACGATCGACGCGGAGGCCGGCCGGCCCTTCGTCAAGGTCGCCGGGGCCTGCGGCTACACCGCGCAGGCGGTCGCCGAGGCCGAGACGGCCGCCTCGCTCGGCTATGACGCGGTGCTGCTCAGCCCGGCCGTGCCGGGCGCCGACGAGAAGGGCCTGCTGGAGCGTGCCCGCGCGGTGGGCGAGGTGCTTCCGGTCATCGGCTTCTACCTCCAGGAAGCGGTGGGCGGGCGGTACTTGTCGCCCGGCTTCTGGTCGGCGTTCACCGATCTGCCGTCCACGGCCGCCGTGAAGATCGCCCCGTTCGACCGCTACCGCACCGCCGATGTCATCCGGGCGGTCGCGGCTGCCGACCGGGCGGACGAGGTGGCGCTGTACACCGGCAACGACGACGACATCATCGGTGACCTGCTCACCCCGTACGAGACGGCGAGCGGTGAGCGCCGCTGGTTCGCCGGAGGGCTGCTCGGCCAGTGGGCCGTGTGGACGAGCTCCGCCGTGACCCTCCTGGACGACGTACGCGCCGCCCGCGCCGGTGACCACGAGGCGATGGTGCGCTGCCTGGCCCGCCGCCCCGGGCTCACGGACGCCAACAGCGCCGTCTTCGACGTACGCGGGGCGTTCCGCGGCTGCATCGCCGGAGTGCACGAAGTGCTGCGCCGCCAGGGCCTGTTGGAGAACATCCGCTGCCTGGACCCGGCCGAGACGCTGTCTCCGGGGCAGGCCGACGAGATCACCCGGGTGTCCGGGACCTACCCTTGGCTGACCGACGACGCCTTCATTGCGGAGCACCTCGATGCCTGGCTCTCCTGA
- a CDS encoding hydroxyacid dehydrogenase, whose amino-acid sequence MPGSPDAARSDRSDRPRVVVSVPPNLRAQFFTAEVWRELERAAELTVLDEHRDRAALLAALPGARALVTSWRSPQADKELLDAADRLELIAHTGSAVAPYVTEEVFHRSVLVTQAGDEMARPVAEVALAFTLSLLHRIQRFDHALRGGAEWAAASQAPPRHEIHGSDIGVIGASRTGRAYIAMVRAMGARVSVTDPFLSEEDAASLGVESVPLETLLSRSRIVAVHAPVTEETHRMIGAAQLALMPDGAGLVNTARSWLVDEDALLAEVSSGRLDAAIDVFDAEPLPPGHPFRALPNVLLTPHQAAGSVECRQRLGASAVDEVLRLLSGRPPAHAVGVDALARLR is encoded by the coding sequence ATGCCTGGCTCTCCTGACGCCGCCCGATCCGACCGCTCCGACCGCCCCCGGGTGGTCGTCTCCGTACCGCCGAATCTGCGGGCGCAGTTCTTCACCGCCGAGGTCTGGCGGGAGCTGGAGCGGGCGGCGGAGCTCACCGTCCTCGACGAGCACAGGGACCGGGCGGCGCTGCTCGCGGCGCTTCCCGGCGCCCGCGCCCTCGTCACGTCCTGGCGGAGCCCCCAGGCCGACAAGGAACTCCTCGACGCGGCCGACCGGTTGGAGCTCATCGCCCACACCGGCTCCGCCGTCGCCCCGTACGTGACGGAGGAGGTCTTCCACCGTTCCGTCCTGGTCACGCAGGCCGGCGACGAGATGGCCCGGCCGGTCGCCGAGGTGGCACTCGCCTTCACGCTTTCCCTGCTGCACCGCATCCAGCGTTTCGACCACGCCCTGCGGGGCGGCGCGGAGTGGGCGGCGGCGAGCCAGGCGCCGCCGCGTCACGAGATCCACGGCAGCGACATCGGGGTGATCGGGGCCTCCCGTACCGGTCGCGCGTACATCGCGATGGTGCGGGCCATGGGGGCGCGGGTGAGCGTCACCGACCCGTTCCTGTCGGAGGAGGACGCGGCGTCCCTCGGCGTGGAGTCCGTACCCCTGGAGACCCTGCTCTCGCGCAGCAGGATCGTCGCCGTGCACGCGCCGGTGACCGAGGAGACCCACCGGATGATCGGCGCCGCGCAGTTGGCGCTGATGCCGGACGGGGCCGGTCTGGTGAACACCGCCAGGTCCTGGCTGGTCGACGAGGACGCCCTGCTCGCGGAGGTGTCCTCGGGCCGGCTGGACGCGGCGATCGACGTCTTCGACGCCGAGCCCCTGCCCCCCGGCCATCCGTTCCGCGCGCTCCCCAACGTCCTGCTCACCCCGCACCAGGCGGCGGGCAGCGTCGAGTGCCGTCAGCGGCTCGGGGCGAGCGCCGTCGACGAGGTGCTGCGCCTGCTCTCCGGGCGGCCCCCGGCCCACGCGGTCGGCGTCGACGCCCTCGCCCGGCTGCGCTGA
- a CDS encoding fumarylacetoacetate hydrolase family protein has product MRLMRVGEPGHERPVLVCPEGRHYDLSAITDDIDGAFLAALAEKPHLIPAEPKLPEIDISGQRIGAPVARPSALLCIGQNYAAHAAESGSEPPEQPILFYKSPNTVVGPYDDVLIPRGSKKTDWEVELAVVIGRRASYLDSPADAAAHIAGYAVSNDVSERAFQLEQSGGQWSKGKSCATFNPLGPVLVTADEVGDPQQLRLRSRVNGEPRQDSSTADMIFDVAHLVHHLSQYLVLEPGDVINTGTPQGVALSGRFPYLGPDDVMEIEISGLGRQRSVCRPA; this is encoded by the coding sequence ATGCGTCTGATGCGCGTCGGCGAACCGGGCCACGAGCGCCCGGTGCTCGTCTGCCCCGAAGGCCGCCACTACGACCTGTCGGCGATCACCGACGACATCGACGGCGCCTTCCTCGCGGCGCTGGCCGAGAAGCCGCACCTGATACCCGCCGAGCCGAAGCTCCCCGAGATCGACATCAGCGGGCAGCGGATCGGCGCCCCCGTGGCCCGCCCGTCCGCGCTGCTCTGCATCGGCCAGAACTACGCGGCGCACGCGGCGGAGTCCGGCTCGGAGCCGCCCGAGCAGCCGATCCTCTTCTACAAGTCGCCGAACACGGTCGTCGGGCCGTACGACGACGTGCTCATCCCGCGCGGCTCGAAGAAGACGGACTGGGAGGTCGAGCTGGCCGTCGTCATCGGCCGCCGCGCCTCCTACCTGGACTCCCCCGCCGACGCCGCCGCGCACATCGCGGGCTACGCGGTCAGCAACGACGTCTCCGAGCGCGCTTTCCAGCTGGAGCAGTCGGGCGGCCAGTGGTCCAAGGGCAAGAGCTGCGCCACCTTCAACCCGCTCGGCCCGGTGCTGGTGACCGCCGACGAGGTGGGCGACCCGCAGCAGCTCCGGCTGCGCAGCCGCGTCAACGGGGAGCCGCGCCAGGACTCGTCCACCGCGGACATGATCTTCGACGTGGCGCATCTGGTGCACCATCTGTCGCAGTACCTGGTGCTGGAGCCCGGCGACGTCATCAACACCGGCACCCCGCAGGGCGTGGCCCTGTCCGGCCGCTTCCCCTACCTGGGGCCGGACGACGTGATGGAGATCGAGATCTCCGGCCTGGGCCGGCAGCGCAGCGTCTGCCGGCCCGCGTGA
- a CDS encoding flavin monoamine oxidase family protein codes for MTSTVPNAVQHTDAQPPITMFGPDFPYAYDDFLAHPAGIGQIPATEHGAEVAVIGGGLSGIIAAYELMKMGLRPVVYEADQIGGRLRTVGFEGCDPELTAEMGAMRFPPSSTALQHYIDLVGLETKPFPNPLSPATPSTVVDLKGESHYAETIADLPQVYRDVMDAWNACLEEGADFSDMNRAMRERDVPRIREIWAKLVEKFDNQTFYGFLCASDAFKSFRHREIFGQVGFGTGGWDTDFPNSILEILRVVYSEADDHHRGIVGGSQQLPLRLWDREPQKIVHWPLGTSLSSLHDGEPRPAVTRLNRTAGNKITVTDASGDIRTYRAAIFTAQSWLLLSKIACDDALFPIDHWTAMERTHYMESSKLFVPVDRPFWLDKDEVTGRDTMSMTLTDRMTRGTYLLDEGPDKPAVICLSYTWCDDSLKWLPLSPNERMDVMLKSLGEIYPNVDIRKHVIGNPVTVSWENEPWFMGAFKANLPGHYRYQRRLFTHFMQDRLPADKRGVFLAGDDISWTAGWAEGAVQTALNAVWGVMTQFGGGTDATNPGPGDVFDEISPVELPED; via the coding sequence ATGACGTCCACGGTGCCCAACGCCGTCCAGCACACCGACGCGCAGCCGCCGATCACCATGTTCGGGCCGGACTTCCCCTACGCGTACGACGACTTCCTCGCCCACCCGGCGGGCATCGGCCAGATCCCGGCCACCGAGCACGGTGCCGAGGTGGCAGTCATCGGTGGCGGGCTCTCCGGCATCATCGCCGCCTACGAACTGATGAAGATGGGCCTCAGGCCCGTCGTCTACGAGGCGGACCAGATCGGTGGCCGGCTGCGTACCGTCGGCTTCGAGGGCTGCGACCCCGAACTGACCGCCGAGATGGGCGCGATGCGCTTCCCGCCGTCCTCCACGGCCCTCCAGCACTACATCGACCTGGTGGGCCTGGAGACCAAGCCGTTCCCCAACCCGCTGTCCCCGGCCACCCCGTCGACCGTCGTCGACCTCAAGGGCGAGTCGCACTACGCGGAGACCATCGCCGACCTGCCCCAGGTCTACCGCGACGTCATGGACGCCTGGAACGCGTGCCTGGAGGAGGGTGCCGACTTCTCCGACATGAACCGGGCGATGCGCGAGCGCGACGTACCGCGCATCCGCGAGATCTGGGCGAAGCTCGTCGAGAAGTTCGACAACCAGACCTTCTACGGCTTCCTCTGCGCGTCCGATGCCTTCAAGTCCTTCCGGCACCGCGAGATCTTCGGTCAGGTCGGCTTCGGCACCGGCGGCTGGGACACCGACTTCCCCAACTCCATCCTGGAGATCCTGCGCGTCGTCTACAGCGAGGCGGACGACCACCACCGCGGGATCGTCGGCGGCAGCCAGCAGCTCCCGCTGCGCCTCTGGGACCGCGAGCCGCAGAAGATCGTCCACTGGCCGCTCGGCACGTCGCTGTCCTCGCTGCACGACGGCGAGCCGCGCCCCGCCGTGACCCGGCTGAACCGCACCGCGGGCAACAAGATCACCGTCACCGACGCGAGCGGTGACATCCGCACGTACCGTGCCGCGATCTTCACCGCGCAGTCCTGGCTGCTGCTCTCCAAGATCGCCTGCGACGACGCGCTCTTCCCGATCGACCACTGGACGGCGATGGAGCGCACCCACTACATGGAGTCGTCCAAGCTGTTCGTCCCCGTCGACCGGCCGTTCTGGCTGGACAAGGACGAGGTGACGGGGCGCGACACGATGTCGATGACGCTCACCGACCGGATGACCCGGGGGACGTACCTGCTGGACGAGGGCCCGGACAAGCCCGCCGTCATCTGCCTCTCGTACACCTGGTGCGACGACAGCCTGAAGTGGCTCCCGCTCTCCCCGAACGAGCGCATGGACGTCATGCTCAAGTCGCTCGGCGAGATCTATCCGAACGTGGACATCCGCAAGCACGTCATCGGGAACCCGGTCACCGTCTCCTGGGAGAACGAGCCCTGGTTCATGGGTGCGTTCAAGGCCAACCTGCCGGGCCACTACCGCTACCAGCGGCGGCTGTTCACCCACTTCATGCAGGACCGGCTGCCCGCCGACAAGCGCGGGGTCTTCCTCGCGGGCGACGACATCTCCTGGACGGCCGGATGGGCCGAGGGCGCCGTACAGACCGCGCTCAACGCCGTGTGGGGTGTGATGACCCAGTTCGGCGGTGGCACGGACGCGACGAACCCCGGCCCCGGCGACGTCTTCGACGAGATCAGCCCGGTGGAGCTTCCGGAGGACTGA